The Natrinema pellirubrum DSM 15624 region GGCCGCGACCCGCGCGCTCGAGGCGGCCGAGACCGACCCGGACGACGTCGACTGGCTGGCGTTTGCCTCCTCGCGGCCGCCGGCGGCCGAGGAGGACCTGACCGCTCGGCTGGGCGCGATGCTGGCACTCTCGGAGTCGGCGACCCGTCAGCTCTTCTCCGGAAGTACTCGCGCGGGGACCCGTGCGCTCTGGGCCGGGTTGGACGCCCTCGAGGCCGACGCAACGACCGCGCTCGTCGTCGCCGCCGACGCACCGCAGGGCGACCCCGACGACGGGATCGATCACGCCGCCGGGGCCGGCAGCGCCGCGTTCGTCCTCGAGCGCGAGGGCCCCGCCGAAATCGTCGATCGCGCGGAATACGCCGCGGCCTATCCCGGTACCCGGTTCCGCGACACCGGCGATGCGGAGACGCAGGGACTGGGAATCACCCAGTACGACCGGCAGGCCTTCACCGAGACGATCGGCGGGGCGGTCGATGGCCTCGAGGTCGACCCCGAGCCCGACGCGGCCGCGATTCAGGCCCCCGACGGCAAGTTACCCTACCGCGCGGCGGGCGCCGCCGGCGTCGGCACCGACGAAATCCAGGCGGCTGCGACGGTCCATAAGCTGGGCGATACCGGCGCGGCGAGCGTGCCGCTGTCGCTCGCCACCGCGCTCGCGGACGGCTGCGCCTCCGTCATCGGCGTCTCCCACGGCAGCGGCGCGGGGGCCGACGCGGTCGTCGTCTCGGCCGACGGCGACGTGCCGACCGTCACCGCGCTCGAGGGAGCGGAGCCGCTCTCCTACGCGGAGTACCTGCGCCAGCGCGGCGTCGTGACCACCGGCCCGCCATCGGGCGGCGGCGCCTACGTCAGCGTCCCTTCGTGGCGGCGCTCGCTCCCCCAGCGCTACCGACTCGAGGCCGGCCGCTGTTCAGAGTGCGATGCGCTGTCGTTCCCGCCGGAGGGCGCGTGTGACGACTGCGGGGCGCTCGCCGAGTACGACCCCGTCGAACTCGCGGGCGAGGGGACCATCGAGGCCGTCACGACCATCTCCCAGGGCGGCGCACCGCCGGAGTTCGCCGAACAGCAGGCCCAGTCGGGCGACTACGCGGCCGCGATCGTCGCGCTCGAGACGAGCGGTGCGTCGGAGACGCAGCGAAAAGACGGCGATGGCGCGGAGCGAAACTCCGCGGACCGTTCGGGCGGGCAGCGCCCGCGAGAAGAAGCCGTCGATAGCGGCGACGAGACCGTCAGTGCCCCGGCGATGGGCACCGACGCTGACCCCGACGCGTTCGGCGTCGGTGATCGCATCGAGACGACGATCCGCCGGGTCTATACGCAGGAAGGCGTCACTCGCTACGGCTTCAAAGTGCGACCGGCCGAGGAGTAACCGGCTCGAGTCGCCCGTCGGCTCGAAAACAGTTATTTATACTCCAGTCCCGCGTCCCTCGAGTCCCTAGTTCCCCGTCAACGCCTCACTCGCCGGCGCGAACTCGATCGTCTGTCCGAGCCCTCGTTCGCTGGCGCGCTCGTAGAGGAGATACGCCGCGGCGACCGTCTCGATGCCCGTTCCGCCGCTGTCGAAGACCGTGATCTCGTCGTCGTTCGTCCGCCCCGGTTCGACCCCGGCGACGACCTCGCCCAGTTCGGCGTGAACGTGGTCCTCGGTGATCGCGCCCGCCTCGAGAGCCTGGATAAACGAACCGGCGTCGAACGTCGCCCGCTCGCGGAGGTCCGGAACGTAGGTCGCGTTCGCAATCGTGTCCGTGTCCAGTTCGCGTGCGTCCGCCGAGTACTGGCCCATCGCGGTGATGTGGGTCCCGGGCGCGATGTCGTCGCCGTCGACGACCGGCTCGCTGGCCTGAGTCGCCGTGATCACGACGTCCGCGTCGGCGACAGCGGCCGTACTCGAGTCGACCGCGTGGACGTCGGCCGCGAGCGTGTCGTCGAAGTCGGCGGCGAACGCCTCGCGGTTCTCGGGGGTCGGCGAGTAGACCCGCACCTCGGTGAAGTCACGGACCGTGGCGGTCGCATGGAGCTGGCCGCGGGCCTGAGCGCCGCTTCCGATGATCGCGAGGGTGTCGGCGTCGTCACGGGCGAGTTCGTCGACACCGACGGCGCCGGCCGCGCCGGTCTTGAACGGGTTCATGCTCGCGCCGTCGAGCAGGGCCAGCGGCGCGCCGCTGTCGGCGTCGAAAAGCGGCGTCATGAACCAGCCGTCGCCGGCACCGAACCCTGCGCTGTACATGTAGCCACCCATCGCGCCCGTCTCCGGGAGGATGGCGGCGTAGCTCGTGAACATCCCGGCGGGATCCGCACGGAGGAACTTCGACCGTGGGTGGGCCGGTGCGCCCTCGCCGCGCTGTCGATACCCTTCGCGAACGGCGTCGACGTATTCGGCCGGCGTTGCGAGGTCATCGATGGCGTCGCTGGTCAGAAACAGCGTCTCAGTCATAGACGATCGAACGCGGCGGAGATGGGAAAAGGAACCGAAAGCGGAAGAACGGATCAGTCCGCGTTGATCGGCGGACGCGCCGACCGGGCCTCGTCGGTGGTGTCAGCTGGCGTATTGACGAACATTGCGTGGCCAATGATCCCCATCGCGACGACTGCCCCGAGCGGCACTGCCGCGGTCAGCGACACCCCCACGAACGTCAGGGCCGCGGTGATACCGAGCAGTGCGACTGGGATGAGGCCGAGAACAATGTCGTAATATCCAGTCATAATCTATCCTATAGTATGAGGAATAGCCATATAAGTGTTTCCCATAATTAGCTCATGATGGATGGGTTTCTGATTTGCATCATCGGAAATGGATCTGCATAAGTTATATCGAAGGTACGGGTCGGGCGAAGGATCGGATCACCGCTCGCTCGAGAGACGTGACGGACAGACACAGTATCCGATCGATTACGTTCTCGAGAGACAGACCGTCAGAACCGCGGTCCCGAATAACGTATCGAATTTCGGACGACTATACTCTCGATCCGATTTCGATCGCGAACCGGCGCGTCGACTACTTACCTCGTCGCTGATAGATAGAGGGTATAGACCAGTCGCCAACCGAGCAACACGGCCAGCCCGGTCGCGGTGATGACGACCGGAAACGGCCACGTCGTCCCGCCATCGAACAGCGGCGAGCCACGGAGCATGAGCCCGACGTTCGCCGCCGCGATCCACGTGACGGCCGGCAGTCGGAACTCGCGGCTCGCGCCCGCCCGATCGGTCGCGTAGACCCCCGCCAGCGCCGCGACGGCGAGCCAGCCGACCACGAACGGCGTCACCGTCTCGAGCGAGGCGATCGGTTCGGCGATCGGATTGCCGCTGTGACTGATGCGGCCGAGGAGGACGATCCCGACGATACAGAGGACGTCGACGATTCCGGCAACGAGGCGGTCGCGGTCGGCCGCACCATCGTGCGTCTCCGTCCGAACTGCTGTGTCCATACGCGATACTCACGACTGCGAGCCCATTGGTGTCCCGGTTCGATCGTCGAAATACCTGACAGGAGAGGAGGAACTCGGCGGCCGTCGGCCACCGAGTGCCGTCCAACGGACAGCGCGTCTCCGTGCGAGGGGACCCTCGCACGCCCGATCCATAGCCGGCCGACTACTTCGTTATCCGTTCCGTTCGGACTGGTCGGCCGTCCGCCCGGTCTCGTTTCACCACGTAGTCGGAGCCTACACACCGGCCCCGACCGACGATCGGGGCCTCCCTCCGGGCGAACCGAGCCGTCCGAACCCGTGACTGTCAGCAGAAGAACTAATATGGGACGAACCCGAACCGCCCGGGTAATGGCAGTGGTCGGTGAACGACAGGCCGGCTGCGACGGCTGTGGCCGGACGGTCGCGCTCGAGGATCTCACGACAGTGACGATGCCGGACGGCGAACGGGTGGCGTGCTGTCCGGAGTGTGAGCCACACGCCAGGGCAGCCGCCCGAAAGGGCGCGTCGCTCGATCAGCGGCGGGCCGCCTGTGACGGGTGTACCGGCACGTTCCTCGCGACCGAACTCGAGGACGTCGTGCTGTCGGACGGCACCGTGTTGACCTGCTGTCCGTCGTGTGCGGCCGAGGCCCCCGGTCCCGATGCTGGGGCCGAAGGAGATGGCCCGGCAACCGACGGGAACGCCGACGCGACCGATACCGGCGACACCGACGAGCGAACCCGATGCACACAGTGCCGGGAGTGGGTCGACGAGGAGCGGTTCCGCGTGACCACGATCGACGAGCGGACCGAACAGCTATGTTCGGACTGCAAAGCCGATGCCGAGGAGCGCGGCATCGTCGCCGACGTCGCCATGCGAAAGACCGAGGCCCGCGACGTATTGGGCCTCGAGCGGGCCGTCAGCGACGAGCGGCTCCGAGAGGCGTTTCACGAGCAGGTCAAACGCGCCCACCCCGACCGCAAGAGCGGCAGCGAGTCGGCGTTCAAACTCGTTCGGGACGCCTACGACCGGCTTCGGGACGAGGACTGAGACGCTGGCACGTTCTCACGACCCATGAAGCCGATCGTCGCCGGCTCGAAGTAGTACGTGATCCCACAGTCCGCACACGAGGCCGTCAGGAACTTGCCGTGTGCATGGAGCTTCCAGAGCTTGGACTGATCGTGTTCGAGTTCGAGCGTGACCGGCCCCCTGCAGTCGGGGATCGTACACGGGAACCGGATATACCAGTTCGGAACCGACAGCGCGCCCAGCGGCGCGAGTTCGCTTCGGAGCCGACACAGCAGGTTGAAGATCGTCGCGGAGAGATCACCGCGATCGATCGTCACGCCGTCGACGTCGCTGACGAACCCTCGCCGGTCGATCCCCTCGTCGAACAGCGGCAGTACGGGAATCCCCTTGGCCACCGCGTAGCCGATTTCCTGATTGATCCACTCGTCGTCGGCCGCTCCCTCGGTCAGTACCGCGACGACGAGGTCGCTGTTGGCGAGTCGTCCCTCGAGTCGCGTTCGCGAGCGGCCGGATTCAACCTCCTCGTGTGCAATGTGGACGCCGAAGGGGAAGTTCTTGACCGTCGAGAACAGGTCCTGCACGAGGTCGAGATCGTCGGGCGCGTGGGAGACGTACACCTGCTCGCCGGTCATGGAATCGTCTACGACAAGGACTGGCGCGAACCATTATTAATCTATCTCCGGGACGTATTTAATCGGTGTCACGTCCGCTCGGCCGGTCCCGGACCGTCCCGAGGACCAACCCCGAGAACTCCACCTGCGAGAGGTCGTCCCCGAGCCGGTCGAACCACTCGCGCTCGACGTGCCAGCGCCCCCGGACCGCCCCGTCGGTCGCGAACGAGGTCACCTCGAGACGACCGGGCGTCCACGACCGCTCCTCGCCGATCGACAGCAGCGTCCGCAGGACGGCCCCGACCTCGTCGCGCGTGACCGCGGGCGCGTCGGACACGGCCTCGTACTCGAGGACGACCCCGACGCCGTCGTCGGGGGTCGTGGCCTCGCCCTCGCCGTCCAGCCACTCGAACGACGTCACGTAGTAGCCGTGGCTCATCAGTCGGTTCTCGAGCGCGACCGAGACCGGATGCGTCGCCGTCTCCGTCCCACCGTCGGACGCGGAGTTGTTGTCACTCATACACACACCTTCGAGCGACAGGGAGAAAAGTGGGACGGCGGGTGACTTACAGTGGCGCGACGAGATCCTCGAGGGCAGCCTTCGGGTCGTCGGCTTTCGCGACGCCGCTTGCCAGCAAGACCCCGCCGGCACCGAGATCGCCCGCGGCGACGACGTCGTCGCCCGTACTGATGCCGGCCCCACAGAGGACCGACACGTCGGGGTCGACGTCGGCCGCAGCCGCGACCGCGTCCTCGACGACGTCCGGATCGGCCTGGCTGACCGGCGTCCCCGTTCCGATGAGTTCGGGGGGCTCGACGGCGACGGCGTCGGGACCGAGCGCCGCTGCGGCACCGATCTGGGCCGGATTGTTCGCACAGACGATCGTCTCGAGGTCGGCCCGCTGGGCCGCACGGACCGTCCCGTCGATGTCGGCCAGTTTCAGTCGCCGCTCGGAGTGGTTGATCAGCGTCCCGACCGCGCCCGCGTCGGCGACGTGTTCCGCGAGGGCGTGGCCGGTGTTGCTCC contains the following coding sequences:
- a CDS encoding DUF3054 domain-containing protein: MDTAVRTETHDGAADRDRLVAGIVDVLCIVGIVLLGRISHSGNPIAEPIASLETVTPFVVGWLAVAALAGVYATDRAGASREFRLPAVTWIAAANVGLMLRGSPLFDGGTTWPFPVVITATGLAVLLGWRLVYTLYLSATR
- a CDS encoding toll/interleukin-1 receptor domain-containing protein; its protein translation is MTGEQVYVSHAPDDLDLVQDLFSTVKNFPFGVHIAHEEVESGRSRTRLEGRLANSDLVVAVLTEGAADDEWINQEIGYAVAKGIPVLPLFDEGIDRRGFVSDVDGVTIDRGDLSATIFNLLCRLRSELAPLGALSVPNWYIRFPCTIPDCRGPVTLELEHDQSKLWKLHAHGKFLTASCADCGITYYFEPATIGFMGRENVPASQSSSRSRS
- the tpiA gene encoding triose-phosphate isomerase, translated to MFVLVNLKTYPCDPVAVAEAVRDVDETTDARLAVAPAATHIERVAETGAETWAQHVDPIDHGSNTGHALAEHVADAGAVGTLINHSERRLKLADIDGTVRAAQRADLETIVCANNPAQIGAAAALGPDAVAVEPPELIGTGTPVSQADPDVVEDAVAAAADVDPDVSVLCGAGISTGDDVVAAGDLGAGGVLLASGVAKADDPKAALEDLVAPL
- a CDS encoding zinc ribbon domain-containing protein codes for the protein MSAITGIGAYAPRFRISSEAFEEAWGQFHAAGVTQKAVPAADEDALTIGYEAATRALEAAETDPDDVDWLAFASSRPPAAEEDLTARLGAMLALSESATRQLFSGSTRAGTRALWAGLDALEADATTALVVAADAPQGDPDDGIDHAAGAGSAAFVLEREGPAEIVDRAEYAAAYPGTRFRDTGDAETQGLGITQYDRQAFTETIGGAVDGLEVDPEPDAAAIQAPDGKLPYRAAGAAGVGTDEIQAAATVHKLGDTGAASVPLSLATALADGCASVIGVSHGSGAGADAVVVSADGDVPTVTALEGAEPLSYAEYLRQRGVVTTGPPSGGGAYVSVPSWRRSLPQRYRLEAGRCSECDALSFPPEGACDDCGALAEYDPVELAGEGTIEAVTTISQGGAPPEFAEQQAQSGDYAAAIVALETSGASETQRKDGDGAERNSADRSGGQRPREEAVDSGDETVSAPAMGTDADPDAFGVGDRIETTIRRVYTQEGVTRYGFKVRPAEE
- a CDS encoding ornithine cyclodeaminase family protein produces the protein MTETLFLTSDAIDDLATPAEYVDAVREGYRQRGEGAPAHPRSKFLRADPAGMFTSYAAILPETGAMGGYMYSAGFGAGDGWFMTPLFDADSGAPLALLDGASMNPFKTGAAGAVGVDELARDDADTLAIIGSGAQARGQLHATATVRDFTEVRVYSPTPENREAFAADFDDTLAADVHAVDSSTAAVADADVVITATQASEPVVDGDDIAPGTHITAMGQYSADARELDTDTIANATYVPDLRERATFDAGSFIQALEAGAITEDHVHAELGEVVAGVEPGRTNDDEITVFDSGGTGIETVAAAYLLYERASERGLGQTIEFAPASEALTGN
- a CDS encoding J domain-containing protein; translation: MAVVGERQAGCDGCGRTVALEDLTTVTMPDGERVACCPECEPHARAAARKGASLDQRRAACDGCTGTFLATELEDVVLSDGTVLTCCPSCAAEAPGPDAGAEGDGPATDGNADATDTGDTDERTRCTQCREWVDEERFRVTTIDERTEQLCSDCKADAEERGIVADVAMRKTEARDVLGLERAVSDERLREAFHEQVKRAHPDRKSGSESAFKLVRDAYDRLRDED